A single Desulfotomaculum sp. DNA region contains:
- a CDS encoding PIN domain nuclease, with protein MNDNSGWQFVDTNILVYAHDISAGDKYIRAKELINELWNSGRGSLSIQVLQEFYVTVVQKVARPMQPRMAAKIISDLSTWRLHAPDVSDVLEAIDIQQRNRLSFWDALIICSAKKPGCVVLFTEDLNSNQLYEGIKVQNPFA; from the coding sequence ATGAACGATAATTCCGGATGGCAGTTTGTGGATACAAATATTCTTGTTTATGCTCATGATATCTCCGCAGGAGATAAGTATATCCGCGCAAAGGAACTTATTAATGAACTTTGGAATTCCGGCCGTGGCAGCTTAAGCATTCAAGTACTGCAGGAGTTTTATGTAACAGTAGTACAAAAGGTAGCCAGGCCGATGCAGCCCCGGATGGCCGCTAAAATAATATCTGATTTATCGACTTGGAGGTTGCATGCGCCGGATGTGAGTGATGTCCTGGAAGCTATTGATATTCAGCAGCGAAACAGGCTGTCATTCTGGGATGCCCTGATCATTTGCAGCGCAAAAAAACCTGGCTGTGTTGTACTTTTTACTGAAGATCTTAATAGTAACCAACTTTATGAAGGAATAAAGGTGCAAAACCCATTTGCTTAG
- a CDS encoding CopG family transcriptional regulator: MEYQNITLSLPKDILLKAKHIAIEKQASLSGLLCRTLEEMVKREDSYKKAREWRLSILNNVPDLGTAGSINWTRGDIHER; encoded by the coding sequence GTGGAGTATCAAAATATAACACTGTCCCTGCCCAAGGATATTTTGCTAAAAGCGAAACATATTGCCATAGAAAAGCAAGCTTCACTATCCGGTCTTCTGTGCAGAACGCTTGAAGAAATGGTAAAAAGAGAAGATTCGTATAAAAAAGCGCGTGAATGGCGCCTGTCAATATTAAACAATGTTCCTGATTTAGGGACCGCCGGCAGCATAAACTGGACCAGGGGAGATATTCATGAACGATAA
- a CDS encoding DUF433 domain-containing protein: MKNNLIQSDPLIMMGKPVITGTRITVELILEKLAAGETVEQILEAHPRLTREAVYAALDFAAQALRADVIYPLRESLQ, from the coding sequence ATGAAAAATAATTTAATCCAATCTGACCCCTTAATAATGATGGGGAAACCTGTTATTACCGGCACGAGAATTACTGTTGAATTGATTTTGGAAAAGCTTGCCGCAGGTGAAACTGTTGAGCAAATATTAGAAGCTCACCCGCGTTTAACCCGTGAGGCTGTCTATGCGGCGTTGGATTTTGCCGCTCAGGCTTTAAGGGCCGACGTTATTTACCCCCTCAGGGAAAGCCTCCAATGA